Proteins encoded in a region of the Maniola jurtina chromosome 12, ilManJurt1.1, whole genome shotgun sequence genome:
- the LOC123870224 gene encoding uncharacterized protein LOC123870224 isoform X5, whose product MSPVCHNFVQNAWKKDFCSNCFKSREEHAKQERTTEGSKYLVTPFQNRSTFFKKTPPSILKIHPKKKGKRNVRFPEEVCSVIGYGGDDWSDGEEFEVSEDNGDEDTFPDTEEERELHKITKSNTDFNTVKANLLGDSLTKSYTSLLLGKVQTDSDGKKKTLMVSVTPFGHENNGKNPNVKTHTRKPAVINLAEQTEESSSYKTNIILSTYMKESETIITTEGAKPPNGILCTEKSLLEEISETLQQNRISGTESNLAQSESSKPSIVEGKMKQSMQDECERKEMSETKKNSIVRKSPLNKTQERPKVNLSRSEFKFCKINIENSSVDSAVDTLSSTANNSLTSDDESFGGRADSDNDDSGHFSEGHKIEETVKIKVYNEDKNIKMSPIGQLRKVDGHASNGYSTFQSPIIDMPPIIPKQPETIFSAEASRELAGEPDGRADPDDTSEAPALPSSPVPTMDPRPSFLHGMITDIIPIKPVPPEKPKLPVKPVMKQSKKNITSPPQVIHTQTSKKEEENAVKYSNEHTKSEINEYRSDTVYYAKPVLTKQDSDTSLNSLCKRKAPTPPLSPTEEYSSNLYQRNPNGFMKSDSPVVREMEKRERAVMSSLPKMRTLDDDIKKPEIMPEPAPRRNISLSHDNLLLDEKRKGKLKFSIKKLLRIGSSKDLDKKELSVATVTKVSSKTEEIYDLTPKPKPRLVIIHPLDINGSSVEVVKSNCEISDSLRRLSHEDVSSIYSGSSSATDDAPSRVVNKPPPPPRISSEDYKSASSVPKPARPPPPKSIALQKKQKQQTWSNAPKQDDNIYANLGEIRSALAPRKPERTASMRERESHLEVVKRRTSLDDDKDDVDEPQELVQATNDPVIHSYDDVYSNGKYDEENCDSAKNSDSDYEYVHHARSSSPECDAGIKTRAEERTERKDDSTVEFPKYNFRSSLPYCGSETESEIYSPYSFYSTDNIDSPTNDDYQNDMTPKNTTNKLRVRKGRSVVHKNLEDNYGAVVIANHEALAQVLEQVQQSAAMQPSLRGLKACTNLRWSDFSIQQNKTFTKAGKRFFYPALWTSNQGPVNVTLMLYKEQMVSQMVCQSVQPTTLSLNAITEFCDLVPLQQFGEDGEDLVQATIVVLAHAQVDTIQSYGENLHSTEGSKDIQLQADQIHEAIFMMLQLINGLKCLQARGVEEIPESLTSFIVLREVQSSHGSTMNQPLPDDRLSSLSAPKTNCYGRLCILQGLTDDMNCSKSTDEDLNSLCKCATKATQTLLPGDKLTPLIKEILLEERAVSLNQAKSVLEFMLWGPFDVVQGVPVEERELSLQRWLDLERATVLHGLVRTRVQLNVFEQLHLMFLVRSTAKAMCDASVLLEKANVI is encoded by the exons ATGTCACCAGTCTGCCACAACTTCGTCCAGAATGCGTGGAAGAAGGACTTCTGCTCCAACTGCTTCAAATCGCGGGAAGAGCACGCCAAGCAGGAGAGGACGACGGAAGGCAGCAAATACTTAGTCACTCCGTTCCAGAACAGAAGCACATTCTTCAAGAAAACTCCTCCCAGTATCCTGAAAATACATCCAAAGAAAAAGGGCAAACGAAACGTCCGATTCCCCGAAGAAGTTTGCAGTGTTATAGGATATGGGGGCGATGATTGGTCTGACGGCGAAGAATTTGAAGTTTCAGAGGACAACGGCGATGAGGACACATTCCCAGACACAGAGGAAGAAAGAGAACTCCACAAAATAACAAAATCTAACACGGACTTCAATACAGTTAAAGCTAACTTACTCGGCGACTCTCTGACAAAGTCTTACACCTCGTTATTACTGGGGAAAGTTCAAACGGATTCCGACGGCAAAAAGAAGACCTTAATGGTTTCAGTGACTCCCTTTGGCCATGAGAATAATGGTAAAAATCCAAATGTCAAGACGCATACTCGAAAGCCTGCCGTTATAAATTTAGCTGAACAAACAGAAGAATCGTCCAGttacaaaacaaatattattctGTCTACGTACATGAAAGAATCTGAAACTATTATTACAACGGAAGGTGCAAAGCCACCTAACGGTATTTTATGTACTGAAAAATCCTTGCTAGAGGAAATATCAGAGACGTTACAACAAAATAGGATAAGTGGTACTGAGTCAAATCTAGCTCAAAGCGAATCTAGTAAACCTTCCATCGTGGAAGGTAAAATGAAACAAAGTATGCAAGATGAATGCGAAAGGAAAGAGATGTCTGAAACGAAAAAGAATAGTATTGTAAGGAAATCGCCATTGAACAAAACCCAAGAAAGGCCAAAAGTAAATCTAAGTCGATCAGAGttcaaattttgtaaaataaacattGAAAATAGTAGTGTTGATTCTGCAGTAGATACGCTTAGCTCGACCGCAAACAACTCCCTGACGTCCGACGATGAGAGCTTCGGTGGACGAGCAGATTCCGATAACGATGACAGCGGACATTTCTCGGAAGGTCACAAAATTGAAGAAACCGTTAAAATAAAAGTGTACAATGAAgataaaaacatcaaaatgtCTCCCATCGGCCAACTACGGAAAGTAGACGGACACGCTAGTAACGGATATTCCACATTCCAAAGTCCGATCATTGACATGCCGCCGATCATTCCCAAACAGCCGGAAACAATATTTTCCGCGGAAGCCAGTCGTGAGTTGGCCGGTGAGCCGGATGGTAGGGCAGACCCTGACGATACGAGTGAAGCGCCGGCCTTACCTAGCAGTCCCGTTCCGACTATGGATCCGCGGCCATCATTTTTACACGGCATGATAACAGACATAATACCTATAAAACCGGTTCCCCCAGAAAAGCCAAAACTCCCCGTCAAACCAGTTATGAAACAAAGTAAAAAGAACATTACGTCACCACCACAGGTTATTCATACACAAACGTCGAAAAAAGAGGAAGAAAATGCTGTTAAGTACTCAAACGAACATACAAAAAGTGAAATTAACGAATACCGGTCAGATACCGTGTACTACGCGAAACCAGTGCTCACGAAACAGGACAGCGATACTTCTTTGAACAGTTTATGTAAGCGCAAGGCGCCCACACCACCTCTGTCTCCTACCGAAGAATACTCGAGTAACTTATACCAAAGAAATCCAAACGGATTTATGAAATCAGATTCGCCAGTTGTGAGAGAAATGGAGAAACGAGAGAGAGCTGTGATGTCTTCATTACCAAAAATGAGAACTTTAGATGATGATATCAAGAAACCAGAAATAATGCCCGAACCGGCACCGAGAAGAAACATTTCACTATCACACGATAATCTTCTATTGGATGAAAAACGGAAGGGCAAACTAAAATTTTCCATCAAAAAACTACTCCGTATTGGATCATCAAAAGATTTGGATAAGAAAGAACTGAGCGTTGCCACCGTTACAAAAGTTTCCAGTAAGACCGAGGAGATATACGACTTGACCCCGAAACCTAAACCGCGTCTCGTCATCATTCATCCTTTAGATATAAACGGATCAAGTGTTGAAGTTGTGAAATCGAATTGTGAAATTTCTGACAGCTTGCGCCGCTTGAGTCACGAGGACGTTTCGTCGATATACAGTGGGAGCAGTTCTGCCACGGATGACGCACCTTCGAGGGTAGTCAACAAACCACCTCCTCCTCCGAGGATATCCAGCGAGGATTATAAGTCTGCTTCCAGTGTACCAAAGCCTGCCAGACCACCCCCACCGAAATCTATAGCGTTGCAAAAgaaacagaaacaacaaacgtGGTCAAACGCACCAAAGCAGGATGACAATATTTACGCTAATTTAG GAGAGATCCGATCGGCGCTGGCGCCAAGAAAACCAGAACGGACGGCGAGCATGCGCGAACGCGAGTCGCATCTTGAAGTAGTCAAGCGCAGGACTTCACTGGACGACGACAAAGATGACGTAGACGAGCCACAAGAGCTCGTGCAAGCCACCAACGACCCAGTGATACACAGCTACGACGATGTTTACAGTAACGGGAAATACGATGAGGAGAATTGTGATTCAGCCAAAAATAGCGATAGCGACTACGAATACGTACACCACGCCAGATCCAGCTCTCCAGAATGCGATGCTGGCATCAAAACTAGGGCAGAAGAAAGGACTGAACGAAAAGATGATAGCACCGTTGAATTTCCCAAATACAATTTCAGATCTTCCCTTCCGTACTGCGGTAGCGAGACCGAATCAGAAATCTACTCTCCATACAGTTTCTATAGCACGGATAATATTGACAGTCCCACAAATGACGATTACCAGAACGATATGACTCCGAAAAACACTACAAACAAATTGAGAGTTAGGAAAGGAAGGAGTGTGGTGCACAAGAATCTGGAGGATAATTATGGCGCGGTTGTTATCGCGAATCACGAGGCGCTGGCGCAGGTTTTAGAACAG GTCCAGCAAAGTGCAGCCATGCAACCATCGCTGCGTGGTCTCAAAGCTTGCACCAATCTCCGCTGGAGTGACTTCTCCATCCAGCAAAACAAGACCTTCACCAAAGCCGGCAAGAGATTCTTCTACCCAGCGCTTTGGACCTCAAACCAGGGCCCAGTCAACGTCACCCTGATGCTGTATAAGGAGCAGATGGTTTCTCAGATGGTCTGTCAGTCAGTTCAGCCGACCACGCTGAGCTTGAATGCGATAACGGAGTTCTGTGACTTGGTTCCTTTGCAGCAGTTCGGGGAGGATGGCGAAGATTTAGTACAAG CCACAATAGTCGTCCTAGCGCACGCGCAAGTCGACACAATCCAGTCATATGGCGAAAACCTCCACTCGACTGAAGGTTCAAAAGACATCCAACTCCAAGCCGACCAGATCCACGAAGCCATATTTATGATGCTGCAACTCATCAACGGGCTCAAGTGTCTGCAGGCGCGAGGAGTTGAGGAGATCCCTGAGAGCCTCACGTCTTTTATAGTCCTGAGGGAGGTTCAGTCATCACACGGCAGCACTATGAACCAGCCTTTGCCTGACGATCGACTAAGCTCGCTGTCAGCACCGAAGACCAACTGTTATGGGCGACTATGTATCTTGCAAGG ACTAACCGACGATATGAACTGCAGCAAATCCACAGATGAAGACCTCAATTCCCTCTGCAAGTGTGCCACCAAAGCCACCCAAACCCTTCTACCAGGAGACAAACTGACACCACTCATAAAAGAGATCCTTCTAGAAGAACGCGCGGTATCCTTAAATCAGGCGAAATCAGTACTGGAGTTCATGCTTTGGGGACCTTTCGATGTCGTACAAGGAGTGCCGGTCGAAGAAAGGGAGTTATCTTTACAAAGATGGTTGGATCTTGAAAGGGCGACAGTTCTGCACGGTTTAGTACGAACTAGGGTACAATTGAATGTCTTCGAACAGTTGCATTTGATGTTCTTAGTACGGTCAACTGCTAAAGCCATGTGCGACGCGTCGGTGTTACTGGAAAAAGCCAATGTTATTTAA